In the Anguilla anguilla isolate fAngAng1 chromosome 7, fAngAng1.pri, whole genome shotgun sequence genome, one interval contains:
- the anxa5a gene encoding annexin A5a isoform X1 has product METTGGSVRPFLHFNAKQDAEFLHKAMKGIGTDEEAILRLLVSRCNSQRQEIKAAYKTRYGKDLVSELQSELGGKFEMLVVALMTPRILYDVTELKNAIKGAGTEEAVLVEILASRTPEQIKEIVKAYKKQYRKSLESDISGDTAGYFKRMLVILLQASREEGVDEEKVEKDAKELFAAGEEKCGTDEEKFISILGNRSTEHLRKVFDAYKKLSGYDIEDSIERETSGSLQDLLLAVVKCTRSVPAYFAENLYHSMRRAGTDDETLIRIMVSRSEVDMLDIRAEFKRMYKQSLYNTIQEDTSGDYRKALQYLTGGNDG; this is encoded by the exons GCACCGACGAAGAGGCCATTCTTCGGCTCCTGGTCTCCCGCTGCAACTCTCAGCGGCAGGAGATAAAAGCAGCCTACAAGACCCGTTACGGAAAG GACTTGGTGAGCGAGTTGCAATCGGAACTCGGAGGAAAGTTTGAAATGCTTGTAGTTGCCCTGATGACGCCACGCATTCTCTACGACGTGACTGAACTCAAGAACGCCATCAAG GGGGCAGGGACTGAGGAGGCTGTTCTCGTAGAGATCCTGGCCTCCAGAACACCGGAGCAGATCAAGGAAATTGTCAAAGCCTACAAAAAAC AGTACCGCAAAAGCCTGGAGTCAGATATCAGCGGTGACACCGCAGGATACTTCAAGAGGATGCTGGTGATTCTCCTCCAG gcaAGTAGAGAGGAAGGGGTTGATGAAGAAAAGGTGGAGAAGGATGCTAAG GAACTGTTTGCCGCAGGAGAGGAGAAGTGTGGCACCGACGAGGAAAAATTCATCAGTATCCTTGGTAACAGAAGCACAGAACACTTGAGGAAAG TTTTTGATGCATACAAGAAACTGTCTGGGTATGACATTGAAGACAGTATTGAAAGAGAGACTTCTGGGAGTCTGCAGGACTTGCTCCTGGCTGTAG TGAAGTGTACTAGGAGTGTTCCAGCCTATTTTGCAGAAAACCTCTACCACAGCATGAGG agagctggTACAGATGATGAGACGCTGATCCGGATCATGGTCTCGCGGAGTGAAGTGGACATGCTGGACATCAGAGCAGAGTTCAAACGGATGTACAAGCAATCGCTGTACAACACTATCCAG GAGGACACATCTGGTGATTACAGGAAGGCTCTCCAGTACCTCACTGGTGGTAATGATGGCTAG
- the anxa5a gene encoding annexin A5a isoform X2 → MLVVALMTPRILYDVTELKNAIKGAGTEEAVLVEILASRTPEQIKEIVKAYKKQYRKSLESDISGDTAGYFKRMLVILLQASREEGVDEEKVEKDAKELFAAGEEKCGTDEEKFISILGNRSTEHLRKVFDAYKKLSGYDIEDSIERETSGSLQDLLLAVVKCTRSVPAYFAENLYHSMRRAGTDDETLIRIMVSRSEVDMLDIRAEFKRMYKQSLYNTIQEDTSGDYRKALQYLTGGNDG, encoded by the exons ATGCTTGTAGTTGCCCTGATGACGCCACGCATTCTCTACGACGTGACTGAACTCAAGAACGCCATCAAG GGGGCAGGGACTGAGGAGGCTGTTCTCGTAGAGATCCTGGCCTCCAGAACACCGGAGCAGATCAAGGAAATTGTCAAAGCCTACAAAAAAC AGTACCGCAAAAGCCTGGAGTCAGATATCAGCGGTGACACCGCAGGATACTTCAAGAGGATGCTGGTGATTCTCCTCCAG gcaAGTAGAGAGGAAGGGGTTGATGAAGAAAAGGTGGAGAAGGATGCTAAG GAACTGTTTGCCGCAGGAGAGGAGAAGTGTGGCACCGACGAGGAAAAATTCATCAGTATCCTTGGTAACAGAAGCACAGAACACTTGAGGAAAG TTTTTGATGCATACAAGAAACTGTCTGGGTATGACATTGAAGACAGTATTGAAAGAGAGACTTCTGGGAGTCTGCAGGACTTGCTCCTGGCTGTAG TGAAGTGTACTAGGAGTGTTCCAGCCTATTTTGCAGAAAACCTCTACCACAGCATGAGG agagctggTACAGATGATGAGACGCTGATCCGGATCATGGTCTCGCGGAGTGAAGTGGACATGCTGGACATCAGAGCAGAGTTCAAACGGATGTACAAGCAATCGCTGTACAACACTATCCAG GAGGACACATCTGGTGATTACAGGAAGGCTCTCCAGTACCTCACTGGTGGTAATGATGGCTAG